One Coffea arabica cultivar ET-39 chromosome 5e, Coffea Arabica ET-39 HiFi, whole genome shotgun sequence DNA segment encodes these proteins:
- the LOC113688335 gene encoding indole-3-acetic acid-amido synthetase GH3.10-like produces the protein MERNGGSDIIGWFDEVAETADSVQTQTLSQILRLNYGVEYLKKWFRDINIQEMEENALESLFTSLVPLASHADLEPYIQRIADGDEAPLLTQEAITNLSLSSGTTEGRQKFVPFTKHSSKTTLQVFKLAAAYRSRIYPIREGGRILELIYGSKQFKTKGGLTVGTATTHYYASEEFKIKQEQTKSFTCSPEAVISSGDYNQSTYCHLLLGLHFRDEVEFITSTFAYSIVQAFRSFEELWREICDDIREGSLSSRITITKVRNAVLDIISPNPCLASRIASTCEELEVKDWFCMIPKLWPNAKYVYSIMTGSMQPYLRKLRHYAGNLPLVSADYGSTESWIGVNVNPSSPPEKVTFAVMPTFSYFEFIPLHSQNQQNANSNTDDFIEEDPVPLSQVKLGQEYEIVLTTFTGLYRYRLGDVVEVAGFHKKIPKLNFICRRKLILTVNIDKNTEKDLQLVVERGSQALSKSKAELVDFTSHADVAKQPGHYVIYWEINGEVEERVLRECCREMDASFVDHGYVVSRRTNSIGPLELCIVEKGTFKKILEHFIRNGAALSQFKTPRCTSNQVLLKILDACTIKRFRSTAYGQEL, from the exons ATGGAGAGAAATGGAGGGAGTGATATCATCGGTTGGTTTGATGAAGTAGCTGAAACCGCAGATTCAGTTCAGACTCAAACACTCAGCCAAATTCTTCGGCTGAATTATGGAGTTGAGTATCTCAAGAAATGGTTTCGGGAcatcaacattcaagaaatggaagaaaatgcATTGGAATCCCTTTTTACCTCTTTGGTTCCTCTTGCTTCCCATGCTGATTTAGAACCTTATATTCAGAGAATTGCTGATGGAGACGAAGCGCCTCTACTCACTCAAGAAGCAATCACAAATCTCTCGTTGAG CTCTGGAACAACCGAGGGACGACAGAAGTTTGTACCATTCACAAAGCATAGTTCAAAGACTACTCTTCAGGTTTTCAAGTTGGCAGCAGCTTATAGATCAAg GATCTATCCAATAAGGGAAGGAGGAAGAATTCTTGAGTTGATTTACGGCAGCAAGCAGTTCAAAACAAAAGGTGGATTAACAGTTGGCACAGCCACCACACACTACTATGCTAGTGAGGAGTTCAAGATCAAACAGGAGCAGACAAAATCATTTACTTGTAGCCCTGAAGCAGTGATTTCAAGTGGAGATTACAATCAATCCACCTACTGTCACCTCCTTCTTGGACTTCATTTTCGCGATGAAGTTGAATTCATTACCTCAACATTTGCTTATAGCATAGTGCAAGCTTTCAGATCATTTGAAGAGTTGTGGAGGGAGATATGTGATGACATAAGAGAAGGAAGTTTGAGCTCAAGAATCACGATAACAAAGGTGAGAAATGCCGTCTTGGATATCATTTCGCCAAATCCTTGTCTGGCCTCGAGGATTGCATCAACTTGTGAGGAATTGGAGGTGAAGGATTGGTTTTGCATGATCCCAAAGTTGTGGCCAAATGCTAAGTATGTCTATTCCATTATGACAGGATCAATGCAACCGTATTTGAGAAAGTTAAGGCATTATGCTGGAAACTTGCCTCTTGTGAGTGCTGATTATGGGTCCACAGAGAGCTGGATTGGAGTAAATGTGAATCCTTCTTCTCCTCCAGAGAAAGTTACCTTTGCCGTTATGCCCACTTTTTCTTACTTTGAATTCATACCTCTTCATAGCCAAAACCAACAGAACGCAAATTCAAACACAGATGACTTTATAGAAGAGGATCCAGTACCACTCTCTCAAGTCAAGCTGGGGCAAGAATATGAGATTGTTTTAACCACTTTCACAG GGCTATACCGGTATAGGTTAGGAGATGTGGTAGAAGTGGCTGGTTTCCACAAAAAGATCCCCAAGCTGAACTTTATATGCAGGAGAAAGTTAATATTAACAGTGAACATTGACAAGAATACCGAAAAAGATCTTCAATTAGTGGTGGAAAGGGGTTCTCAAGCACTTAGCAAGTCAAAAGCTGAGCTAGTGGACTTCACAAGCCATGCTGATGTAGCAAAGCAACCAGGCCATTATGTAATATACTGGGAAATCAATGGAGAAGTTGAAGAAAGGGTCCTAAGAGAATGTTGTCGCGAAATGGATGCCTCTTTTGTCGACCACGGATATGTTGTCTCCCGAAGAACAAATTCCATTGGCCCTCTAGAGCTCTGCATTGTGGAGAAGGGTACTTTCAAGAAGATTTTagaacatttcatcagaaatgGAGCAGCATTGAGCCAATTTAAGACCCCTAGGTGCACTAGCAACCAAGTCCTGCTTAAAATTCTTGACGCCTGCACAATTAAAAGGTTTCGCAGCACAGCATACGGACAAGAATTATGA
- the LOC113688060 gene encoding uncharacterized protein — MRHNLLLCLSTQQIKPLMRKTLNKPLLTFTPSLIPQHHHYSNAKPPSPVPKPNNPSAKSHFISNPKWVFTNTSPLPPPEWVQPFTDLSDLIKDPRNLQPSPWVPQILNLLDGSPAMEQNLSTYCHKFLIKLSPNFIAFLLKSEKLAEQSVKDTAFRLFVWAGKQTGYAHTLDCYVSLIEVLSVSSDFDRISCIFGELKDKSFLINVNAANSLIRSFGNLGLVEELLWVWTKMKESGVEPSLYSYNFLINGLVNAMFIESAERVFEVMEGGKILPDIVTYNTMIKGYCKSGKVVKAIEKFREMEVQNVEPDKITYMTLIQAYYSEGDFNSSLGLYHEMEEKELEVPPHAYSLVIGGLCKDGKSFEAYAVFENMCRRGSKPNVAIYTALIDSYVKNGNLEGAMKIFDSMKHEGFEPDEVTYGVIVNGLCKNGRLVEAMQWFEYCESNNVPINAVLYSSLIDGLGKAGRVAEAEKLFHEMVEKGCPQDSYCYNVLIDALAKTGKVDEALVYFKRMGDEGCNPTVYTYTILITGLFKEHRNEEALKLWDAMIDKGITPTAASFRALSTGLCLSGKVARACKILDDLAPMGVVLETAVEEMINVLCKAGRIEQACKLADGVVDRGREVPGRVRTILINALRKAGNADLAMKLMHSKIGIGYDRMGSIKRRVKFRILVED, encoded by the coding sequence ATGCGCCACAATCTTCTTCTTTGCCTCTCCACCCAACAAATCAAGCCACTGATGAGAAAAACCCTCAATAAACCCCTTCTTACCTTCACACCATCTCTTATACCCCAACACCACCACTACTCCAATGCCAAACCCCCTTCTCCCGTACCAAAACCCAATAACCCATCTGCAAAATCACATTTTATCTCAAATCCCAAGTGGGTTTTCACGAATACCTCTCCTCTCCCACCGCCTGAATGGGTTCAACCCTTTACTGATCTCTCAGACCTGATTAAAGACCCCAGAAACCTCCAGCCTTCCCCATGGGTCCCTCAAATTCTCAATCTTTTAGATGGTTCACCAGCCATGGAGCAGAATTTATCCACTTATTGCCACAAGTTCTTGATCAAATTGTCACCAAATTTTATTGCTTTCTTGCTAAAATCTGAGAAGCTTGCTGAGCAGAGTGTCAAAGATACCGCCTTTCGGCTTTTTGTCTGGGCTGGTAAGCAAACAGGCTATGCTCACACTCTTGATTGTTATGTTTCTTTGATTGAAGTTTTGTCTGTTTCAAGTGACTTTGATAGAATAAGTTGTATTTTTGGTGAATTGAAAGATAAGAGCTTTTTGATAAATGTGAATGCTGCTAATTCTTTGATTAGGAGTTTTGGGAATCTAGGATTGGTTGAGGAGTTGTTGTGGGTGTGGACGAAAATGAAAGAGAGTGGTGTTGAGCCTAGTTTGTATTCTTATAATTTTCTGATCAATGGGTTGGTGAATGCCATGTTTATTGAGTCAGCCGAACGGGTTTTTGAGGTTATGGAAGGTGGGAAGATTTTGCCAGACATTGTTACATATAATACGATGATTAAGGGGTATTGTAAATCAGGGAAGGTTGTGAAAGCCATAGAGAAGTTTAGAGAAATGGAGGTGCAAAATGTGGAACCAGATAAGATCACGTATATGACCTTGATTCAGGCATATTACTCAGAGGGGGATTTCAATTCTTCTTTAGGACTTTATCATGAAATGGAGGAGAAAGAATTGGAGGTTCCACCCCATGCCTATAGCTTAGTTATAGGAGGACTTTGTAAAGATGGAAAATCTTTTGAAGCATATGCTGTTTTCGAGAATATGTGTCGTAGAGGATCTAAACCTAATGTGGCTATTTATACTGCTTTAATTGATTCATATGTTAAGAATGGGAACCTTGAAGGAGCAATGAAGATTTTTGACAGTATGAAGCATGAGGGTTTTGAACCAGATGAAGTTACATATGGAGTCATTGTTAATGGTTTATGCAAGAATGGTAGGTTAGTTGAAGCCATGCAATGGTTCGAATATTGTGAAAGTAATAATGTCCCTATTAATGCTGTGCTTTACTCGAGTCTCATTGATGGCCTTGGAAAGGCAGGGAGAGTAGCAGAGGCTGAGAAGCTGTTTCATGAGATGGTTGAGAAGGGATGTCCTCAGGATTCTTATTGTTATAATGTGCTTATTGATGCCTTGGCTAAAACTGGGAAAGTTGATGAAGCTTTGGTATATTTTAAGAGAATGGGAGATGAAGGTTGTAATCCAACAGTCTATACGTACACAATTTTAATAACTGGCTTGTTCAAAGAGCATCGCAATGAAGAGGCCTTAAAGTTATGGGATGCAATGATTGATAAGGGCATAACTCCAACCGCTGCTTCTTTTAGAGCTCTTTCAACTGGGCTTTGTCTTTCTGGTAAAGTTGCAAGAGCTTGTAagattttggatgatttggCACCAATGGGTGTTGTCCTGGAGACAGCTGTTGAAGAAATGATTAATGTTCTATGCAAAGCAGGTCGTATAGAACAAGCTTGCAAGTTAGCCGATGGGGTAGTTGATCGTGGTCGGGAAGTTCCGGGTAGGGTTCGCACTATTTTAATCAATGCCTTGAGAAAGGCAGGAAATGCAGACTTGGCAATGAAATTGATGCATAGTAAGATTGGTATAGGTTATGATAGAATGGGAAGCATTAAACGACGAGTAAAGTTTCGGATTCTGGTTGAAGATTGA
- the LOC113688547 gene encoding protein SYM1-like: MACLKAINHFQILSSSNSTKPLSSDAKKAIFTNKSLNFNTKFSSKTSRHQLCLVPVKVVTKEEKDLVAAETSEKNGEDKAISGGGVKEKGRILSTLLEDKERLLNAAIVLGAGTLAITKLLSIDHEYWHGWTLYEVLKYAPGHNWIAYEEALKSNPVLAKMTISGIVYSVGDWIAQCYEGKPLFKFDRQRIFRSGLVGFTLHGSLSHYYYQFCEALFPFNDWWVVPAKVVVDQTVWSAVWNSIYYVVLGFLRSESSASIFDELKSTFWPMLTAGWKLWPFAHVITYGVIPVEQRLLWVDCMELIWVTILSGFSNEKSEARLSEAAEDDSS; the protein is encoded by the exons ATGGCTTGTTTAAAGGCCATCAACCATTTCCAGATCCTCTCATCATCGAATTCCACAAAACCGTTAAGTTCAGACGCCAAGAAAGCCATATTCACGAATAAAAGTCTgaactttaatacaaaatttTCGTCTAAAACCAGTAGACATCAATTATGCCTTGTGCCCGTCAAAGTTGTGACGAAAGAGGAAAAAGACTTGGTCGCAGCTGAAACTAGTGAAAAGAATGGTGAGGATAAAGCAATTAGTGGTGGAGGAGTGAAGGAAAAGGGCAGGATACTATCTACTCTACTGGAGGATAAAGAAAGGTTGCTGAATGCTGCTATTGTACTTGGAGCTGGTACTCTTGCCATTACCAAGTTGCTCTCCATTGATCATGAATATTGGCAC GGATGGACCCTTTATGAAGTGTTGAAGTATGCCCCTGGGCACAATTGGATTGCATATGAAGAAGCTCTTAAATCCAATCCTGTTCTGGCTAAAATGACGATTAGTGGGATTGTCTACTCTGTAGGAGATTGGATTGCACAA TGTTATGAAGGGAAACCGCTTTTCAAGTTTGACCGACAGAGGATATTTAGATCAGGTCTTGTTGGTTTCACCCTTCATGGATCGCTTTCTCACTACTATTACCAATTTTGTGAG gctctttttcctttcaatgaTTGGTGGGTTGTCCCTGCCAAAGTAGTAGTTGACCAAACTGTCTGGTCTGCAGTTTGGAACAGCATCTACTATGTGGTTCTGGGGTTTTTGCGCTCTGAGTCCTCGGCTAGTATATTCGATGAACTGAAGTCAACATTTTGGCCTATGTTAACT GCAGGATGGAAGCTTTGGCCGTTTGCTCATGTAATCACCTATGGCGTGATTCCAGTAGAGCAAAGACTTCTTTGGGTGGACTGTATGGAACTTATTTGGGTCACCATACTCTCAGG GTTCTCGAATGAGAAATCAGAAGCACGGTTGTCTGAAGCAGCAGAAGATGACTCTAGCTAA
- the LOC113687565 gene encoding putative cell wall protein, which produces MGKIHPSIAAFLLILNVLLSLTGVAFSGREIPMKDSKNLEKIQPESFIGNDGSVLIPGLGRYMFPRPGTHFDPINYNPITGTNGGNGLPGIGSFGGPIPGQSYIPGGDDTSVPIPGVEVPVGGSIPAFGGSIPAFARP; this is translated from the coding sequence atgggaaaaatccATCCTTCTATCGCGGCTTTCCTTTTAATACTGAACGTGTTACTAAGCTTAACAGGGGTTGCATTTTCGGGCCGCGAAATCCCAATGAAGGATtccaaaaatttggaaaaaatacaACCAGAATCCTTCATTGGTAATGATGGAAGTGTCCTCATTCCAGGCTTGGGCAGGTACATGTTCCCTAGGCCAGGCACACATTTCGATCCTATCAACTACAATCCCATTACTGGCACTAATGGAGGAAATGGTCTGCCCGGAATCGGCAGCTTTGGCGGCCCTATCCCCGGCCAAAGCTATATTCCAGGCGGTGATGATACATCTGTCCCCATTCCTGGTGTTGAGGTGCCAGTTGGCGGCAGCATTCCTGCATTTGGCGGCAGCATTCCTGCATTTGCTCGCCCTTGA